The Meriones unguiculatus strain TT.TT164.6M chromosome 1, Bangor_MerUng_6.1, whole genome shotgun sequence genome has a segment encoding these proteins:
- the Elof1 gene encoding transcription elongation factor 1 homolog, whose protein sequence is MGRRKSKRKPPPKKKMTGTLETQFTCPFCNHEKSCDVKMDRARNTGVISCTVCLEEFQTPITYLSEPVDVYSDWIDACEAANQ, encoded by the exons ATGGGACGAAGGAAGTCCAAGCGGAAGCCACCCCCCAAGAAGAAGATGACGGGCACCCTGGAGACGCAGTTCACTTGCCCCTTCTGCAACCACGAGAAGTCCTGTGATGTGAAAAT GGACCGTGCTCGCAACACTGGAGTCATCTCCTGTACCGTGTGCCTAGAGGAATTCCAGACACCCATCACAT ATCTATCAGAACCAGTGGATGTGTATAGCGACTGGATAGACGCCTGCGAGGCAGCCAATCAGTAG